TTGTTTTGGTACCTGTGTGACTACGTAGGTGTATTTTAAGGCGACAGGCCTTGTCATATCGCTTATCACAGCCAGGATAAGTGCAGGAAAACTGGCCCATTTCTCTGAAGTGGGTTCTGTTGTGGGAGAACAGGGCGCTGAAGGTGATGAAAGTCTTCTCACACCCTGAGAGGGCACAAAAACAGACATGTAATATTGCATTATTTTCGGCTCGTTCTGTTACTGATAGCAAACACCATTCAAACTCACCTGGGAATTCACACTTATGTGGTCTCTCGGGTTCAAAGTGTGTCCTCTGATGATTAGCGAGTCTTGTGGCGGTGCGAAACCTCTCGCTACATACTTCACAGGCAAATGCGTTTTCCTGCTCGTGTGCTTTAACATGAGCTTTTAGATTGTAGACCGTAGTGAAAGAGCGACCACAATTTACCCATTCACATTTAAAAGGCCGCACTTTGTCGTGAGACTGCAGGTGCCGTTTGagtttgtaagacgttgtgaaGGACCACCCACAACTCTCCAGTGTGCACTTAAAGGGACGCTGGTCATCTGTGTGCAAGACCAAGTGAACTTTGAGGCTTTGCCGGGTGTCAAAAGTGCTAGAGCAATCCGGCTGGGGACATTGATACTTTACAACTGAACCTTTCTTGGCCAAACTTGTTGCAGCTAAAAGGTTTATAGGCTGTAGCTCTTCTTCAGATGTAACCGTTTTGCTTTGTGTATTCTGACATATAATACTTCCATCATCTATCAAACAAACTGTTCTTTCCTCTTGCTTGACTGACGGACACGAGTCAAGAGAAACACCTATTTCAGAGAGCGAACAATCATCAGCTAAAGACAACTCTAAGTCACTGCTGACCAGTCCGGCTTTCAGATCACCTTGCTGACCGGAGTCAACATTGCTGATTTTACCGATGGATTTACTTCCCCCGTCGTAGTTGAGCAGCACAAGGTCCTCATCGTCTTTCATCCCCAAATGTTCTTTTAGGCTTAGAATTTTATCCTCCTTGTATGCGAAGCCTTCCGGCGGGGCGGCTAGGGTCAATATTCCATTTTCAATAGTAACTATGATGCTTTGATTGTTGATCATGATTGTCCCAGAATACGTTTCATGCACCGGTTCTGAAGTACCGTCAATGTCCCCATTACTGATGGGCTCCTGACCTGTCAAATTGATGAAATCCATTTCAGTTGCGTCAGTAGCAACCCTGTTCTCTGGTACAAAAGTAGTGCCAGTCATTTTTGCAGGGGACGCGGTTTGATCGCTCCCAGATTCCTCTGATAGTATCTGATATTGATTCTCTGATTCAAGACATGCCCTTACAGTTTGGTTTATTCTTTCAGACGTGTTACTGCTATCGCTGGACAAATGCATAGAATTCGATGACGTTTTGCTCACGCTCTCGTCTGTATCTGATAGGAACTCGAACGTCTTTGATTTAAACATGGAAAACCCATTCTCTTCTACTTTACAAGGCAAGGTCACATCTCGCTCCTTATTGTCGTTCTCTTTATGCAGTATGTTGAAAACTGCGTAGAGTTCCTCCAAGTTCTTGCTAGACAAGGAAGCGGTTTTGTTTAGAGTCCGCTCGGGAGTGTGGCTTTGTTCACAGCTCTCCGGGTCTAGGAGGGGATGCGCCATTTGCAGATCGCCGTCCTCATGTTCAACGGCCCTCTCGAAGTCTGAGGGTAGTAGTTCTAGTTCGTTAAACGCCTTGTGTTTGTTCGCAATCACGTCACTGAGCTCGGCATCTGCGGATTGAAAATCACTTTTCTTTCCGCGGCTGTTTTGAAGAGACAGACTGCCATTTTCCATCAACTGAAGCGGAGATGACCTGGCCCGGTTGTTGTTGTCGTCGCTTTCCAGGCCGATCGATTCGGAGAGATCTGAGATCGCATTTTCAGTTTGACGTGCGCGTGCAAAAGTATCCGAAGCTGTTCCCTGCTGAGAAAATAACGCGTGAAGCGGGGCGCCATGTTGGTAGTTAGTGTTTTGGCTGTCAGTAAGCCCCTGGATTTCCATCTTTGTGTCCCTGTAGCAGCAGTACATTAAGGCCCGCCCATCACATAAGAGTGCCTCTTCCTGATAGGCCGGTATAACATTACGtctactcaagtacattttttcaCAATGTTCAGGAATGTTTATTACTCTCGTGACTCGTTTTCCAGTtcacctacttatactatgcattTATACTACTATGATGTACTTGTGTAGTTTTTGTGATGATCATTACTCTTCATTCATACATGTTAAATATCCGGGAAGCCACACAATGAAAATACATTTCCGGGTTTTTCAGGCAAATGTCCTTTCACAAACCACAACTATTTAGTACATATAAACgttcagagaatgtatttgttaccaatatattgaaccatctgtttataaaaaaagggaaataaacatgcgttatggatgtggcAAAAAAGGACACCTGCATTTGTAGGCTTTCTATGAATTGAAATGCACAACTGAAGCACTAACAAATGGAGAACGGGTGGTTCTTGATATGGATAAtaatagttactttattttaattttcatgtgccaaATTATGAGGAGGAAAatgtaccgttatggatgtgacaatcctggcACTAAtctgactatggaaaatcatacactaaaaataaaacaaatgcttaaactttgagacctcacatgggtatttgaaccaccaaatgttgacatGTGTCACATTACTGTGCTATCATGACTGTGCTATCAGTATAGTAAAAACCTTTACCTTTAAtcttttcatggtaaggttgacatttgcacgGAATTGCCCATTCATAGACATAAGAAATATAGGCCCGGTTTTAGGTTTAGCCTAAaacaggactatgccttagttaatttaggctatttatgtcgcttttattaaaatgccttataagaaaccattactgatgtgcatcttgagacaaaacaatggcactgacatattttaagatatgtccgggcaagttattttcagttaagatagctcaaaattaattttagtctgggactagtcttaaaccttgactgtgaaaccggggcataTAGCCTACTTGAGAGATATACTGTAAAATGCAGCCTATTGtaattttgttgttatttaatgtGGTTTAAAGAAACACATCGAACAGAGCTGATACGGATTCTTTTTACAGcactattttaattttaatcacTGTTTATCAACAGATTATTATTACAGATTATTGTTACCAGTAGTACTGGTAGGCTAAAATAAGTATTTTAGTTCTATGTCCGCTAGGAGGCAGCAACTCATCACAAACCTGCTTAAGACAATTGGCGGCACACCAACGACACTGTTAAGAAAAttaatgtgttatggatgtgacaacaAAGGACGCACGTTTTTTGAGAGACGACACACTTTgtaacatttctgtcaattaAAATGTCCAAACCAAAaacaataatacccaacaaatggagaagagaTGGCTCTTCATACCCCAAAATATGGACCGGATGTGACAATTAACGTATGAAAAATTTGCTAAATATTGCAAAATTAATAAAAGAAAGctttaaatacttttaaatactTAAGAGAGACTTCATTGGTACTTAAAACACCAAATGTCGAATTTGACTGGtgaaaacttttatttaaaacgtTTGGTAAAAACTTTTCATCTCATAaaattgacatttgcatggaattgcccacaGATATTTCCACAGTGGACACTTGTGTTTGAGAAAATGATTGTCAACGTTCTGATAAACATTCCTGATTCTGCCCTTATCTTAAATTCTGGCATATATAGGGGAATGTTCCTTGTGAGTTCTAGCTGCCGAAGAAAATTATCAGTCTTTAACATTGATATGTAGGCCTAACATAATTTAGAATGTTTGCTACACTTacaggagtagttcaccttcaaaatgaaaattgtcatcatttacatgccctcttgtcatataaaacccgtatgactttctttcttctgcagaacacaaaagaagatattttgaaaaatgttggtaacagaacagcacagccccccattcacttctactgtaacca
The Triplophysa rosa linkage group LG7, Trosa_1v2, whole genome shotgun sequence genome window above contains:
- the si:dkey-156n14.3 gene encoding zinc finger protein ZXDC — its product is MYLSRRNVIPAYQEEALLCDGRALMYCCYRDTKMEIQGLTDSQNTNYQHGAPLHALFSQQGTASDTFARARQTENAISDLSESIGLESDDNNNRARSSPLQLMENGSLSLQNSRGKKSDFQSADAELSDVIANKHKAFNELELLPSDFERAVEHEDGDLQMAHPLLDPESCEQSHTPERTLNKTASLSSKNLEELYAVFNILHKENDNKERDVTLPCKVEENGFSMFKSKTFEFLSDTDESVSKTSSNSMHLSSDSSNTSERINQTVRACLESENQYQILSEESGSDQTASPAKMTGTTFVPENRVATDATEMDFINLTGQEPISNGDIDGTSEPVHETYSGTIMINNQSIIVTIENGILTLAAPPEGFAYKEDKILSLKEHLGMKDDEDLVLLNYDGGSKSIGKISNVDSGQQGDLKAGLVSSDLELSLADDCSLSEIGVSLDSCPSVKQEERTVCLIDDGSIICQNTQSKTVTSEEELQPINLLAATSLAKKGSVVKYQCPQPDCSSTFDTRQSLKVHLVLHTDDQRPFKCTLESCGWSFTTSYKLKRHLQSHDKVRPFKCEWVNCGRSFTTVYNLKAHVKAHEQENAFACEVCSERFRTATRLANHQRTHFEPERPHKCEFPGCEKTFITFSALFSHNRTHFREMGQFSCTYPGCDKRYDKACRLKIHLRSHTGERPFVCDSDSCGWTFTSMSKLLRHKRKHNDDRRFACPEEGCGKSFTRAEHLKGHSITHLGTKPFECPVEGCDAKFSARSSLYIHSKKHRQDGVTLRSRCPVSGCTKHFSSRSSLKTHMLKHHSLSPDVLNRLDSAATLTPSSELTSTSQMVSASPGPAGAELSSLDLSSLFSSVPACPATTAISVGPGSNSGPTSFSMDMSLINTGILTIDSASVGQAVTGAKTVDPLILATGQDMGVHVLDAGLATGGGGGVLPHAMLHLDDVQTVNPEELGTLTALAIQSTSSSGQLHALSSCNALTAESPSTLAPSLSSSLTPSLSSLTSALPPALNSSLVPSFSTPLASSLSSMALAGSQVPELLSLQTKADLAGDETAVGPLLNRVEVMDQSERSKGMCPFVFPSHNGSYSGQKTTEMSSVTPCPVMESSGSARTDYRAIQLAKRRKQKAPDSSTCTSQTGQRKTKIAKSTSSALPTTSSAHFREGTATGNGDIPIRDPVTGAQFVQIQLLQDDPATDGALAFQLTSQTSCSHSQLTVDLPVNILQEPTAMTEDENGSDNSQFTGSTINLQDLE